GTTTTTGATAATCATACCGATAAGTCCCAGTGTACCGACGATAGCAACAAAGTTGAACGTCTTTCCGGTCAGCAGCATTACAGCTACCACACCGACAAATACCAAAGGAATCGTGCAGAAGATGATAACCGGCTTCCGATAATCCTTGAACAGCATAATCAAGATAGAAATCATCAGGATGATAGCAAACGGGAAGTTCTTGAACAAATACTGCATGGATTTCGTGCTGGCATTTCTTTCGCCTTGCCATTGCAGCTTGTAGCCGTCGGGAAGCGGAATCCGTTCAATCTGCCCGGCAATAGACTGCCGGGCTTTCTCCGTTTCCACGCCCGGAACAGGGGAACATTGCACGCGCTGGCTACGTTGCCCGTTATAGCGGGGGACAACCGGGTCTTCCCATTTCACGTCTATCCGCTTGCTGATTTGTTTCAGCGGAGTAGTTCCCATTAAAGTTTCCACAAGTTCCTCTTTAGAGAGTGTTCCCGCTTTCAGCTTCATCATCATCTCCTGTGTCAACAAGCCGTTGAGGGAAGGAAGGGAAGAAAATATCTGCGTGTTATCCAGATTCTCAATAGGTTTTCCATGTTCGTCGAGACAGCGCAAGTAGATGTTATCCTTATGAATTCCTTCGTAGAAAGAACCAATCGGGATACCACTCGTAGCCGTGAGCAGGGAAAGACTCACGTCATTCCGGCTCAGTCCGATAGCACGTGCCGTAGGCTGATCGTATTCAATCGTCAGGACGGGAACCTGCGGTTCCCAGTCGGTGGTAATCAGACAGACGTCCGGGCAATTTTCCATGATTTTCCGGGCACTGTCTGCCAATTGATGCAGCACGGCAGGGTCGGGCCCGGTAAATTGCGCTTCGATAGGATATTTCTTGAACATCAGGTTATAGCGGTTCAGCTTCACATAGGCGTCCGGATAATGGGAAGAAAGATACTGTTGAATCTCTGCCATGTTGTCGACCAGTGCATCGGGCGAAGTAAAGTCGATTATCAGTTCACCGTAAGATAAAGAAGGGTTGGCTATATTACGTACCAAGTTGTAACGGGCAGGCGTCCCGCCGATAGAAGTGGTGACGTGCGTGATTTCAGGACGTTTCTTCAAGTAAGCCTCTATCTCTTCCAAGTCGCGTGCCACCCGTGTGGAATTAATGCCTTCGGGAAGTTTATATTCCATGTATAGCTGGTCGTAGACCATATCCGGGAAAAAACCCTGCTTCATAAACCGGTAACTAAACCCCGAAAGTACCACCAAGGCAATCATGGCAAAGACAAAGCTCCAGCGATGTGCCAGGCTGAATCTCAATAATGAACGCAGCACTGCATATATTTTTCCTTCGTACACCCGCTTTCCGGTAGTGGCAGTAGCTGCGGATACGTCCGGATGCAGAATCCGGTTCGCCATTAACGGGACGTGCACCAAGGCGAGTACCCAACTAAGCAGCAGGGAGACCGCCAACACAATAAACAAGTCGCGCGTGTAGACTCCTGCCGTATCGGGAGACATGAATATAGGAAGGAAAGCGATAATAGCAATCAGGGTAGCGCCGAGCAGAGGCATTGCCGTCTGCCGCCCAATAGCGGTCATGGCTTCCATGCGGCTCTTTCCGGCTTTCAAATCGACCAGAATACCGTCTATAATGACAATCGCATTATCCACCAACATTCCCATGGCAAGTACAAAGGATGCCAAAGATACACGCTGCATCGTGCCGTCCATAAAATACAAAAACAGGAAAGTGCCGAACACTGTCACTACCAGACTGATACCGATAATCACCCCGCTCTTGAATCCCATTGCAATCATCAGGATGACAACTACAATAATCACGGATTCTATCAGATTCAGGATAAATGTCCCCAAAGAACTTCCGACACGTTCGGGCTGATAGAATACCTTGTGGCATTCCATTCCTGCCGGCAGGCGTTCGGCTTTCAGTTGTTCAAGTTTCTGCTCCACCCGTTTGCCGACTTTGATAATATCGGCATCGGGAGAGGCGGCAACCATGATTCCCATGGCACGCTGACGGTCATAGAACAATTCGTTACGGGTGGGGTCTTCATAGTCTTTTTCAATGCGGGCGATGTCGCTCAGACGCAGCTGGTCGGCATCGTGTCCCTGAATCAGCATACGTCCGATGTCTTCCACCGTCTTGAATTTATCGCTGACCGTGACCCGGATACGGCTGTCACCGTTGTCGTAATAGCCGGTATAGGTTGTTTTATTCTGTCCGTTCAGGGTGGCAAGCACTTCGGCAGGTTTCACACCCAAGTTGGCCATTCGGTCTTGCAATAGGGAGATGTTGATACATTCCGGACGGTTGCCGTATAAATCGACGCGTTCCACACCGTCCAATTCGCTGACTTCACGTTTGATTAATTCGGAATAGTCGGAAAGTTCCCTGTCAGAAAGTCCGTCGCCCGTCAAGGCAAAAAACATTCCGTAGACATTACCGAAATCATCTTTCACGATAGAAGGGCTGGCACCTTCAGGAAGTTCCGCCTGTGCGTTCGCCACCTTACGGCGCAGCAAGTCCCAGCACTGTTCCACGTCGGTTTCCTTGACAGTCGTTTTCAGTTCTACCTGAATCAGGGAGAGGTCGTTGTAGGAATAGCTTTCCACATTATCTATATTCCCCATAGAACGGATATTCTTTTCGAGTACATCCGTCACTTCCAGTTCCACCTGATGCGCGGATGCACCGGGATAGGTAGTAACCACCATGGCGAGCTTTACCGTTATTTCTGGGTCTTCCAGTTTACTCATCTCGTAGCTGGAATAAGCTCCGCCCACAATCAGTACAGCAATCAGGAAGTAGATTAACTTCTTGTTCTCAAATGCCCATTTACTAATATCTATCATAGCAGTCCTCCCACATTCGTTTCGGCAGCCGGAAGAAGAGGTTCCACCTGTTGCCCATCTTTCACATGATGCACTCCCGAGACAACAATCAAGTCACCCGGTTTCACTTCGTCCGAAACTATAAGGCATCTGCCGTCACTAAGCAAGCGAGTAACGGTCACATCGCAACGACGAATCGTTTTATCGGACGGATTATAAAGAAAGACACCCGTATTCCCGTTCTGACGGAGAATCGCTCCGCCGGGAACGGACAGGTTACGCATTTCCCCTTCGGCACATTCGATAGTGACCATTGTATTCATCCCCGGAGAAGGAACCGCCTGCTTGTCTCCGCTTTTCAATTGAAGGCGCATGGTATAGAG
The nucleotide sequence above comes from Bacteroides caccae. Encoded proteins:
- a CDS encoding efflux RND transporter permease subunit; this encodes MIDISKWAFENKKLIYFLIAVLIVGGAYSSYEMSKLEDPEITVKLAMVVTTYPGASAHQVELEVTDVLEKNIRSMGNIDNVESYSYNDLSLIQVELKTTVKETDVEQCWDLLRRKVANAQAELPEGASPSIVKDDFGNVYGMFFALTGDGLSDRELSDYSELIKREVSELDGVERVDLYGNRPECINISLLQDRMANLGVKPAEVLATLNGQNKTTYTGYYDNGDSRIRVTVSDKFKTVEDIGRMLIQGHDADQLRLSDIARIEKDYEDPTRNELFYDRQRAMGIMVAASPDADIIKVGKRVEQKLEQLKAERLPAGMECHKVFYQPERVGSSLGTFILNLIESVIIVVVILMIAMGFKSGVIIGISLVVTVFGTFLFLYFMDGTMQRVSLASFVLAMGMLVDNAIVIIDGILVDLKAGKSRMEAMTAIGRQTAMPLLGATLIAIIAFLPIFMSPDTAGVYTRDLFIVLAVSLLLSWVLALVHVPLMANRILHPDVSAATATTGKRVYEGKIYAVLRSLLRFSLAHRWSFVFAMIALVVLSGFSYRFMKQGFFPDMVYDQLYMEYKLPEGINSTRVARDLEEIEAYLKKRPEITHVTTSIGGTPARYNLVRNIANPSLSYGELIIDFTSPDALVDNMAEIQQYLSSHYPDAYVKLNRYNLMFKKYPIEAQFTGPDPAVLHQLADSARKIMENCPDVCLITTDWEPQVPVLTIEYDQPTARAIGLSRNDVSLSLLTATSGIPIGSFYEGIHKDNIYLRCLDEHGKPIENLDNTQIFSSLPSLNGLLTQEMMMKLKAGTLSKEELVETLMGTTPLKQISKRIDVKWEDPVVPRYNGQRSQRVQCSPVPGVETEKARQSIAGQIERIPLPDGYKLQWQGERNASTKSMQYLFKNFPFAIILMISILIMLFKDYRKPVIIFCTIPLVFVGVVAVMLLTGKTFNFVAIVGTLGLIGMIIKNGIVLMDEITLQISQGVEPVTALIDSSQSRLRPVMMASLTTILGMIPLLPDAMFGSLAASIMGGLLFGTLITLLFIPILYALFFHIKKTDK